Proteins co-encoded in one Actinomadura luteofluorescens genomic window:
- a CDS encoding response regulator transcription factor yields the protein MSAPSTAPIRVLLADDEGLVRSGFKLLIDVEDDIAVVAEATDGAQAVDLARAARPDVVLMDIRMPRLDGIQATARITATRGLEDVRILILTTYDTDAYVFEALQAGASGFLLKDAGPAELLHAIRVVAAGEALLAPRITRRLIGKFTAWHTASTNARDRLAPLTGREREVLALIGRGLSNQEIGAELFISPATARTHVSRTMAKLGARDRAQLVVVAYQTGLVVPDA from the coding sequence GTGAGCGCGCCGTCCACGGCACCGATCAGGGTGCTGCTCGCCGACGACGAGGGGCTCGTGCGGTCCGGGTTCAAGCTGCTCATCGACGTCGAGGACGACATCGCCGTGGTCGCGGAGGCGACCGACGGCGCGCAGGCCGTCGACCTGGCCCGCGCCGCCCGTCCCGACGTCGTCCTCATGGACATCCGCATGCCGAGGCTGGACGGCATCCAGGCCACGGCGCGGATCACCGCGACGCGCGGGCTGGAGGACGTCCGGATCCTCATCCTCACCACCTACGACACCGACGCCTACGTCTTCGAGGCGCTGCAGGCCGGGGCGAGCGGCTTCCTGCTCAAGGACGCCGGGCCGGCGGAGCTCCTGCACGCCATCCGGGTGGTCGCCGCCGGAGAGGCGCTGCTCGCGCCGCGCATCACCAGGCGCCTCATCGGCAAGTTCACCGCGTGGCACACGGCGTCGACGAACGCGCGGGACCGGCTCGCGCCGCTCACCGGCCGCGAGCGGGAGGTGCTGGCCCTGATCGGGCGGGGGCTGAGCAACCAGGAGATCGGGGCCGAACTGTTCATCAGCCCGGCGACCGCGCGCACCCATGTCAGCCGCACGATGGCGAAGCTCGGGGCGCGCGACCGCGCGCAACTGGTCGTCGTCGCCTACCAGACGGGCCTGGTCGTCCCCGACGCGTGA
- a CDS encoding TetR family transcriptional regulator, whose amino-acid sequence MAWDTAKTRRLILDAAVGEFAAHGPEAARMDRIAATAGVNKERIYSYFGNKRQMFAIVLTTELERLAEAVPLDEKAARDLGEYAGQVFDYHRAHPHFVRLLHWEGLHSAGEGPVAAEAERTAHYAEKIAALARAQQSGDLDTRLAARELLYSVIVLAGWWFATPQLRRMLMPDLDDDPDGQRAALVRIVRRLGDPPH is encoded by the coding sequence ATGGCATGGGACACCGCGAAGACCAGGCGGCTCATCCTGGACGCCGCGGTCGGCGAGTTCGCCGCCCACGGCCCCGAGGCCGCCCGCATGGACCGGATCGCCGCCACGGCCGGGGTGAACAAGGAGCGGATCTACTCCTACTTCGGCAACAAGCGGCAGATGTTCGCGATCGTCCTCACCACGGAGCTGGAACGCCTGGCCGAGGCCGTGCCGCTGGACGAGAAGGCGGCCCGCGACCTCGGCGAGTACGCGGGCCAGGTCTTCGACTACCACCGCGCGCACCCGCACTTCGTCCGGCTGCTGCACTGGGAGGGCCTCCACAGCGCCGGCGAGGGCCCGGTGGCGGCCGAGGCCGAGCGGACCGCGCACTACGCCGAGAAGATCGCCGCGCTGGCCAGGGCGCAGCAGTCGGGGGACCTGGACACCCGGCTGGCGGCCCGGGAACTGCTGTACTCCGTCATCGTCCTCGCCGGCTGGTGGTTCGCCACCCCGCAGCTCCGGCGGATGCTGATGCCCGACCTCGACGACGACCCGGACGGCCAGCGCGCCGCACTCGTCCGCATCGTCCGCCGGCTCGGCGACCCCCCGCACTGA
- a CDS encoding nitroreductase family deazaflavin-dependent oxidoreductase, which produces MEIIDRPAPPTGLRRVLWRLPIRLYRVGLGPLMGRRVMLLTHTGRVSGLPRQVVIEVVQKDERGYVAASGFGPRADWYRNVMASPDVTLQIGGRRVQATASPIPTEEGGEIMARYAPRHPAAARQLCKLMGFAVDGSAEDYRQVGHHIPFVRFVPRRVP; this is translated from the coding sequence ATGGAGATCATCGACAGGCCCGCGCCGCCGACCGGACTGCGCCGCGTGCTGTGGCGGCTGCCCATCCGGCTGTACCGCGTGGGGCTCGGGCCGCTGATGGGGCGCCGCGTCATGCTGCTCACGCACACCGGCCGCGTCTCGGGCCTGCCGCGCCAGGTCGTCATCGAGGTCGTCCAGAAGGACGAACGGGGCTACGTCGCCGCCTCCGGCTTCGGCCCCCGTGCGGACTGGTACCGCAACGTCATGGCGAGCCCGGACGTCACGCTCCAGATCGGCGGGAGGCGCGTCCAGGCGACCGCCTCCCCGATCCCGACGGAGGAGGGCGGCGAGATCATGGCCCGGTACGCCCCTCGCCACCCGGCCGCCGCGCGGCAGCTGTGCAAGCTCATGGGCTTCGCCGTCGACGGCAGTGCCGAGGACTACCGCCAGGTCGGCCACCACATCCCGTTCGTGCGCTTCGTCCCCCGCCGCGTGCCCTGA
- a CDS encoding TetR/AcrR family transcriptional regulator gives MTNLADRPNSPRGDRRRRQLVDAGIALLGREGWPGVSTRAVAERAGTNPGLIHYHFGGLAGLHAAIFRQATDLIVGPMVAELLGAPDERAALEAMRRQLAQAPADELGSRLAAELIVGAMRDPALGAVLRDELREARAQIADRLRALHPDWPPRRLTGAATLITAAIDGVMLHYMIDDALPVGDVLSAVDDLLEQRS, from the coding sequence GTGACCAACTTGGCCGATCGACCAAATTCACCGCGCGGCGACCGCCGCCGCCGGCAGCTGGTGGACGCCGGGATCGCGCTGCTGGGCCGGGAGGGCTGGCCGGGCGTCTCCACCCGCGCGGTGGCCGAGCGCGCCGGCACCAACCCGGGCCTGATCCACTACCACTTCGGCGGGCTGGCCGGGCTGCACGCGGCGATCTTCCGGCAGGCCACGGACCTGATCGTCGGGCCGATGGTCGCCGAGCTCCTGGGAGCGCCGGACGAGCGCGCGGCGCTGGAGGCGATGCGGCGCCAGCTGGCCCAGGCTCCGGCCGACGAGCTCGGCTCCCGGCTGGCCGCGGAGCTGATCGTGGGCGCGATGCGCGACCCGGCGCTGGGCGCGGTGCTGCGCGACGAGCTGCGGGAGGCCCGCGCGCAGATCGCGGACCGCCTCCGTGCGCTGCATCCGGACTGGCCCCCGCGCCGCCTCACGGGCGCGGCCACCCTGATCACCGCGGCGATCGACGGGGTGATGTTGCACTACATGATCGACGACGCCCTCCCGGTCGGCGACGTCCTGTCCGCGGTGGACGACCTGCTGGAACAGCGGAGCTAA
- a CDS encoding anti-sigma factor: protein MTHDLHEHDTHRLAGAYALDALTETERRRFERHLRGCPACADEAAGFRETATRLALAAARRPPDELRGRVMAEIARTRQSPPLARRPPSPRTRGLTWLAAAACLVLAMAGLGAAWHLQRSAEHEQSLNRQVAAVMSAPDAHTSTVRTPDAATVTVVSSRSLGRAVVTTSRMPRLPSARTYQLWWLGPAAPRSAGTMNPSGKDRPLIASGLGDARRIGVTVEPAGGSSRPSGAPILTLGVG from the coding sequence ATGACCCACGACCTGCATGAACACGACACGCACCGGCTCGCCGGCGCCTACGCGCTGGACGCGCTCACCGAGACCGAGCGGCGCCGTTTCGAGCGCCACCTGCGGGGCTGCCCGGCCTGCGCCGACGAGGCCGCGGGGTTCCGCGAGACCGCGACGCGGCTGGCGCTGGCCGCGGCGCGGCGCCCGCCGGACGAGCTGCGCGGACGGGTCATGGCGGAGATCGCCCGGACCCGGCAGTCGCCGCCGCTCGCCCGCCGCCCGCCGTCCCCCCGCACGCGCGGGCTGACCTGGCTGGCCGCCGCGGCCTGCCTGGTGCTGGCGATGGCGGGCCTCGGCGCGGCCTGGCACCTCCAGCGGTCCGCCGAGCACGAGCAGTCCCTGAACCGGCAGGTCGCCGCGGTGATGAGCGCGCCGGACGCGCACACCTCCACCGTCCGGACGCCGGACGCCGCCACCGTCACGGTCGTCTCGTCGCGCTCGCTCGGCAGGGCCGTCGTCACGACGTCCCGGATGCCGCGCCTGCCGTCGGCGAGGACGTACCAGCTCTGGTGGCTCGGCCCGGCCGCTCCGCGCTCGGCCGGGACGATGAACCCGTCGGGCAAGGACCGGCCTCTGATCGCCTCGGGCCTCGGCGACGCCCGGCGCATCGGCGTGACCGTCGAGCCCGCGGGCGGTTCGTCCCGGCCGAGCGGCGCCCCGATCCTGACCCTCGGCGTCGGCTGA
- the sigK gene encoding ECF RNA polymerase sigma factor SigK, giving the protein MNEAGIGPRPVGAVGVEPPDLAELLGRVARGDQEAFGDVYERLSGPVYGLALRIVRDPAQAEEIAQDVLVELWRKASHYRPERGSATSWALTVAHRRAVDRVRSSQADRDREERAAAPGPEYDEVAEEVGVRLEYQQVRRCMRGLTETQRESIRLAYYGGYTYREVSELLGVGLAAVKTRMRDGLIRLRDCLGVQP; this is encoded by the coding sequence ATGAACGAAGCGGGCATCGGACCGCGCCCGGTGGGGGCGGTCGGCGTCGAGCCGCCGGACCTGGCCGAGCTGCTCGGCCGCGTCGCCCGCGGCGACCAGGAGGCGTTCGGGGACGTGTACGAACGCCTGTCCGGGCCCGTCTACGGGCTGGCGCTGCGGATCGTCCGCGATCCCGCGCAGGCGGAGGAGATCGCGCAGGACGTGCTGGTCGAGCTGTGGCGCAAGGCGTCGCACTACCGTCCGGAACGCGGCAGCGCGACGTCGTGGGCGCTGACCGTGGCGCACCGCCGCGCCGTCGACCGGGTCCGCTCCAGCCAGGCCGACCGCGACCGCGAGGAGCGCGCCGCCGCGCCGGGGCCGGAGTACGACGAGGTCGCCGAGGAGGTCGGCGTCCGGCTGGAGTACCAGCAGGTGCGCCGCTGCATGCGGGGCCTGACCGAGACCCAGCGCGAGTCGATCAGGCTCGCCTACTACGGCGGCTACACCTACCGCGAGGTCTCCGAACTGCTCGGCGTCGGCCTCGCCGCCGTCAAGACCCGGATGCGCGACGGACTCATCCGGCTGCGTGACTGCCTGGGAGTGCAGCCATGA
- a CDS encoding molybdopterin-dependent oxidoreductase translates to MTDERATEPPRPVTAALSGAAAGAAALGVAELAAGALGRASSSPLLAVGAGFIDLTPGWLKDFAIRRFGSDDKTVLLIGLGAGITLAALVIGLLSRRRLSWGLAGLGAFGAVGVVAALTRPIAGPADAAPSVVGALAGMAALTALVRAARPKDTGPGTEVDRRRVLLTGAGVIGVAAAGGVSGRALLRRGDVTSVRADLRLPRPASPARPVPQGAQVRAAGMTPFHTSARDFYRVDTALTLPQVDPRDWTLRIHGMVGRPVELSFDDLLREALVERDITLSCVSNQVGGDLAGNARWLGAPLAPLLRRAGIHSGADQILSRSADGMTLSTPIEAILDGRDAILAVGMNGEPLPIAHGFPARMVVPGLYGYVSATKWVVDLKVTRFATDRAYWTERGYAEKAPIKTFSRIDVPKPLAGVKAGRVAVAGTAWAQHRGVDAVEWQVDDGPWREARLAPVPGLDTWRQWVAEWDAAPGSHTLRCRATDGTGHTQPGHRAPPLPDGATGWHSVVVTVT, encoded by the coding sequence GTGACAGACGAACGAGCGACCGAGCCACCGCGTCCGGTCACCGCCGCCCTGAGCGGGGCGGCGGCCGGCGCGGCCGCGCTGGGGGTCGCGGAACTGGCCGCCGGTGCGCTCGGACGGGCGTCGTCCTCGCCGCTGCTCGCGGTCGGCGCGGGCTTCATCGACCTCACCCCGGGGTGGCTCAAGGACTTCGCGATCCGCCGTTTCGGCAGCGACGACAAGACGGTGCTGCTCATCGGCCTCGGCGCCGGGATCACCCTAGCGGCCCTGGTCATCGGGCTGTTGAGCCGGCGTCGGCTTTCGTGGGGCCTGGCCGGGCTCGGTGCTTTCGGAGCGGTCGGGGTCGTCGCGGCACTGACCCGGCCGATCGCCGGGCCCGCCGACGCGGCGCCGTCCGTCGTCGGCGCGCTGGCGGGCATGGCCGCGCTGACCGCGCTGGTACGCGCCGCCCGCCCCAAGGACACCGGCCCCGGAACGGAGGTGGATCGGCGGCGCGTGCTGCTGACCGGGGCCGGAGTGATCGGCGTTGCCGCGGCCGGCGGTGTATCCGGGCGGGCACTGCTGCGCCGCGGCGACGTCACCTCCGTCCGGGCGGACCTGCGGCTGCCTCGCCCGGCGAGTCCGGCGCGCCCGGTGCCCCAGGGAGCGCAGGTGCGGGCGGCGGGGATGACGCCGTTCCACACGTCCGCCCGGGACTTCTACCGCGTCGACACCGCGCTCACCCTGCCCCAGGTCGACCCGCGCGACTGGACGCTGCGCATCCACGGCATGGTCGGCCGTCCCGTCGAGCTGTCGTTCGACGACCTGCTGCGCGAGGCGCTGGTCGAACGCGACATCACCCTGTCGTGCGTGTCCAACCAGGTCGGCGGCGACCTCGCCGGCAACGCCCGCTGGCTGGGAGCGCCGCTCGCGCCCCTGCTGCGCAGGGCGGGGATCCACTCAGGCGCCGACCAGATCCTGTCTCGCTCGGCCGACGGCATGACGCTGTCCACCCCGATCGAGGCGATCCTCGACGGGCGGGACGCCATCCTCGCCGTCGGCATGAACGGGGAGCCGCTTCCGATCGCCCACGGCTTCCCCGCGCGCATGGTCGTCCCCGGCCTCTACGGTTACGTCTCGGCCACCAAGTGGGTCGTCGACCTCAAGGTCACGCGCTTCGCGACCGACCGCGCGTACTGGACCGAGCGCGGCTACGCCGAGAAAGCCCCGATCAAGACGTTCTCCCGCATCGACGTGCCGAAGCCGCTCGCCGGCGTGAAGGCGGGGCGCGTCGCCGTCGCGGGCACCGCGTGGGCCCAGCACCGCGGCGTCGACGCCGTCGAGTGGCAGGTCGACGACGGACCCTGGCGGGAGGCGCGGCTCGCGCCCGTCCCCGGCCTCGACACGTGGCGGCAGTGGGTCGCCGAGTGGGACGCCGCCCCCGGCTCCCACACGCTCCGCTGCCGCGCGACCGACGGGACCGGGCACACGCAGCCCGGGCACCGCGCCCCGCCGCTTCCGGACGGCGCCACGGGATGGCATTCGGTGGTGGTCACCGTGACCTGA
- a CDS encoding fasciclin domain-containing protein, with amino-acid sequence MYRNRIVAGVLAATALATGTAACSGDDKGDAAAAPAGSSAPAAPTSEAPTGGQPFGPACSAVPASGKGSFQGMSADPVATAASNNPVLSTLVSAVKEAGLVDTLNSSKNLTVFAPTNDAFKKIPKETLDKVMSDKKTLTSILTYHVVGQQVSPSGLGTGDFKTLNGAMLKTSGSGDSYTVGKDANVVCGNVQTANATVYIIDSVLMPPK; translated from the coding sequence ATGTACCGCAACCGCATCGTCGCCGGCGTCCTCGCGGCGACCGCCCTCGCCACCGGCACGGCCGCCTGCTCCGGCGACGACAAGGGCGACGCCGCCGCGGCCCCGGCCGGGTCGTCCGCGCCGGCGGCCCCGACGAGCGAGGCGCCGACCGGGGGCCAGCCGTTCGGGCCCGCCTGCTCGGCCGTCCCGGCGTCCGGCAAGGGCAGCTTCCAGGGCATGTCCGCCGACCCCGTCGCGACCGCCGCGTCCAACAACCCGGTGCTGTCCACGCTGGTCAGCGCCGTGAAGGAGGCCGGTCTGGTCGACACGCTCAACTCGTCGAAGAACCTCACCGTGTTCGCGCCCACCAACGACGCGTTCAAGAAGATCCCGAAGGAGACGCTCGACAAGGTCATGTCGGACAAGAAGACGCTGACGAGCATCCTCACCTACCACGTGGTCGGCCAGCAGGTCTCGCCGAGCGGGCTGGGGACGGGCGACTTCAAGACCCTGAACGGCGCCATGCTCAAGACCAGCGGCTCGGGCGACTCGTACACGGTCGGGAAGGACGCGAACGTCGTGTGCGGCAACGTCCAGACCGCCAACGCGACCGTCTACATCATCGACAGCGTCCTGATGCCGCCCAAGTGA
- a CDS encoding STAS domain-containing protein, giving the protein MDAVQDGNHTSLRLWHDPQDRLRIRVENRDDCILVHVEGEIDYLTADAFREHVLSHATAEWRIILDLQDVRFCDSSGLGALVGLWKAVTARQGRLVLSRPSPVCHRILQRTGLDAHILISPTLRHAFAKVAGRAGAQPSPLVPNARQDAS; this is encoded by the coding sequence ATGGACGCGGTACAGGACGGGAATCATACGTCGCTTCGACTGTGGCACGACCCGCAGGACAGGCTCCGAATACGCGTCGAGAACCGCGACGACTGCATTCTCGTGCATGTGGAAGGTGAAATCGATTACCTCACGGCCGACGCCTTCCGGGAACATGTTCTTTCTCACGCGACGGCCGAATGGCGGATCATCCTGGACCTCCAGGATGTGAGGTTCTGCGATTCCTCCGGGCTGGGGGCGCTGGTGGGCCTGTGGAAGGCCGTCACGGCCCGGCAGGGCCGGCTGGTCCTCAGCCGCCCGAGCCCGGTGTGCCACCGGATCCTGCAGCGCACGGGCCTCGACGCGCACATCCTGATCAGCCCGACGCTGCGGCACGCTTTCGCGAAGGTCGCCGGCCGGGCCGGCGCGCAGCCCTCGCCATTGGTTCCCAACGCGCGCCAGGACGCCTCCTGA
- a CDS encoding PP2C family protein-serine/threonine phosphatase, which produces MELTQGIDGTRRLLDPALGPGPYPALAVNPGGTVTRLNDAARLLLGMIPGTALDDAAPGWLADAHHALTGAPLATVTDADLSHPGTSRPVAHGAIGERAFEAHGVPDEGPDGPGTPPGTVWWLFDVTEHRRLERELADERERTAFLAEASSQLLSSLNLERCMEVTVQLAARYLADAALVIAPGSGRAFPISYCGPDGRVDHQELVVDPAEVPGLAEAMQGFPPVPSRWLDPTAAPPWILRADLGDLAAMVVTALPGHGVPAGALVLLRRGGQRAFSEGEEMIARLFAARAGAAMSAARVYAEQASITETLMRELLPPRTRELGEVELAARYRPSGAGERVGGDFYDLHPAAAGSGPEQESLVVLGDVCGKGLEAAVLTGKIRNTLQALLPLADDHKRVLELLNGTLLSSESTRFVTLVLASVRREGNQVRLRLTSAGHTRPLIVRAGGEVETPDTGGSLIGVLDKISSRTATVLLEPGDTCLLYTDGITEAVGGPLGDEMFGDDRLSVELAHCGGMPPEALVERVHMLASEWVGTGKHDDMAVVAITAPRRFHLSAVGGQGPGRFTA; this is translated from the coding sequence ATGGAACTGACTCAAGGCATAGACGGCACTCGGCGCCTGCTCGACCCGGCGCTGGGGCCCGGTCCGTATCCCGCGCTGGCCGTGAATCCCGGCGGTACCGTCACGCGGCTCAACGACGCGGCGCGCCTGCTCCTCGGCATGATCCCGGGCACCGCCCTGGACGACGCGGCGCCCGGCTGGCTGGCCGACGCGCACCACGCGCTGACCGGCGCCCCCCTCGCCACCGTGACCGACGCCGACCTGTCCCATCCCGGTACGTCGCGGCCGGTCGCGCACGGCGCCATCGGCGAGCGCGCCTTCGAGGCCCACGGCGTCCCCGACGAGGGCCCCGACGGTCCTGGAACCCCGCCGGGGACGGTCTGGTGGCTGTTCGACGTCACCGAGCACCGGCGGCTGGAACGGGAACTCGCCGACGAGCGGGAACGCACGGCCTTCCTGGCGGAAGCGTCCAGCCAGCTGCTGTCGTCGCTGAACCTGGAACGTTGCATGGAGGTCACCGTCCAGCTCGCGGCGCGCTACCTCGCCGACGCCGCGCTGGTGATCGCACCCGGTTCCGGACGCGCCTTCCCCATCTCCTACTGCGGCCCGGACGGCCGGGTCGACCATCAGGAACTCGTCGTGGACCCCGCCGAGGTCCCCGGGCTCGCGGAGGCCATGCAGGGGTTCCCGCCGGTGCCCTCCCGCTGGCTCGACCCGACGGCCGCACCCCCCTGGATCCTCCGCGCGGACCTGGGCGACCTCGCCGCCATGGTGGTGACCGCGCTTCCCGGGCACGGCGTGCCCGCGGGTGCGCTGGTGCTGCTCCGGCGCGGCGGGCAGCGCGCCTTCTCCGAGGGCGAGGAGATGATCGCCCGCCTGTTCGCGGCGCGGGCCGGCGCGGCGATGTCGGCCGCCCGCGTGTACGCCGAGCAGGCGTCCATCACCGAGACGCTGATGCGCGAGCTGCTGCCGCCGCGCACCCGGGAGCTGGGCGAGGTGGAGCTGGCGGCCCGCTACCGGCCGTCCGGCGCCGGAGAGCGGGTCGGCGGCGACTTCTACGATCTGCACCCGGCGGCCGCGGGCTCCGGCCCGGAGCAGGAGTCGCTGGTCGTGCTCGGCGACGTGTGCGGCAAGGGCCTGGAGGCCGCCGTGCTCACCGGCAAGATCCGCAACACGCTGCAGGCCCTGCTCCCCCTGGCCGACGACCACAAGCGCGTGCTGGAGCTGCTGAACGGGACGCTGCTGAGCAGCGAGTCCACCCGCTTCGTGACCCTAGTGCTGGCCTCGGTCCGGCGGGAGGGCAACCAGGTGCGGCTGCGCCTGACGAGCGCGGGCCACACCCGCCCGCTGATCGTGCGGGCCGGCGGCGAGGTCGAGACCCCCGACACGGGTGGGTCCCTGATCGGGGTCCTGGACAAGATCAGTTCCAGGACCGCGACCGTGCTGCTGGAGCCGGGCGACACGTGCCTGCTCTACACCGACGGCATCACCGAGGCCGTCGGCGGCCCGCTCGGCGACGAGATGTTCGGCGACGACCGGCTGAGCGTCGAGCTCGCCCACTGCGGGGGCATGCCCCCGGAGGCCCTCGTCGAGCGGGTGCACATGCTCGCCTCCGAATGGGTGGGCACCGGCAAGCACGACGACATGGCCGTGGTGGCCATCACCGCTCCCCGGCGCTTCCACCTGAGCGCCGTAGGGGGGCAGGGACCGGGGAGGTTCACCGCGTGA
- a CDS encoding cobalamin B12-binding domain-containing protein, producing MTGPARHYGPPPGLDAATDGLWDAVIAGDEYAAADAVTTALDRGADAETVLLEIIAPLQARVGREWAANRLTVAQEHTATAINERTIAALAHHPAVRKTLARHAERPRGRVAVACIDGEWHALPARILAEVLRLRGWQVDYLGAQVPTPHLIAHVHRTNPAVVALSSSIATRLPSAHAAITACQATGTPVLVGGAAYGTDGRYAALLGADGWAPDARSAADRLAEGPLRKPPPVHQVVDDLPHLADQEYTQISRTARGLVRHVMKELPARFPAMADYTDQQLRHTAEDIAHIVDFLGTALYVDDPDLFTGFITWTAGILGARGVPARSLLPGLDLLAEQLVDYPRAADLLSRACDTLRQPLPDAADTAPSPVSDPAEGRTA from the coding sequence GTGACCGGACCCGCACGTCACTACGGGCCTCCCCCCGGGCTCGACGCGGCGACGGACGGACTCTGGGACGCCGTCATCGCGGGCGACGAGTACGCCGCCGCCGACGCCGTCACGACCGCGCTCGACCGGGGGGCGGACGCCGAGACCGTCCTGCTGGAGATCATCGCGCCGCTGCAGGCCCGGGTGGGCCGCGAATGGGCGGCGAACCGGCTCACGGTCGCGCAGGAGCACACCGCGACCGCGATCAACGAGCGGACGATCGCGGCGCTGGCGCACCATCCGGCCGTCCGCAAGACCCTCGCGCGCCACGCCGAGCGGCCGCGCGGCCGGGTGGCGGTCGCGTGCATCGACGGGGAGTGGCACGCGCTGCCCGCGCGGATCCTGGCCGAGGTGCTGCGGCTGCGCGGCTGGCAGGTCGACTACCTCGGCGCCCAGGTGCCGACCCCGCACCTGATCGCCCACGTGCACCGGACGAACCCCGCCGTGGTGGCGCTGTCGTCCTCGATCGCCACCCGGCTGCCCTCCGCGCACGCCGCCATCACCGCCTGCCAGGCGACCGGTACCCCCGTCCTGGTGGGCGGCGCCGCGTACGGAACGGACGGCCGGTACGCCGCCCTGCTCGGCGCCGACGGCTGGGCCCCCGACGCCCGCTCCGCCGCCGACCGGCTGGCGGAGGGGCCGCTGCGCAAGCCGCCGCCCGTCCACCAGGTCGTCGACGACCTGCCGCACCTGGCCGACCAGGAGTACACGCAGATCAGCCGGACCGCGCGCGGGCTCGTGCGGCACGTGATGAAGGAGCTGCCCGCCCGTTTCCCGGCGATGGCGGACTACACCGACCAGCAGCTCCGCCACACCGCCGAGGACATCGCCCACATCGTCGACTTCCTCGGCACCGCCCTCTACGTGGACGACCCCGACCTGTTCACCGGGTTCATCACCTGGACGGCGGGCATCCTCGGCGCGCGCGGCGTGCCCGCCCGGAGCCTCCTGCCCGGGCTGGACCTGCTCGCCGAGCAGCTCGTCGACTATCCCCGGGCCGCGGACCTGCTGTCCCGCGCCTGTGACACTCTCCGGCAGCCACTGCCGGACGCCGCCGACACCGCCCCGAGCCCGGTGAGCGATCCCGCCGAAGGAAGGACTGCTTGA
- a CDS encoding STAS domain-containing protein: MTAFVPDTPLRVVATLAGTRALRIEIEGDLDFYTADTLVATVRTQMEDNPDVRELELACGGMGMCDSAGLAALLMVHRRTSAAGVRLALTGRRAQLDRLLDITGTLHHLTGESSETAKGEDQGVPQ; encoded by the coding sequence ATGACCGCCTTTGTTCCCGATACTCCGCTGCGCGTGGTCGCGACCCTGGCCGGGACGCGTGCGCTGCGGATCGAGATTGAGGGTGATCTGGACTTCTACACCGCCGACACGCTGGTGGCCACCGTCCGGACGCAGATGGAGGACAACCCCGACGTCCGCGAGCTGGAGCTCGCCTGCGGCGGGATGGGCATGTGCGACTCGGCCGGGCTGGCCGCGCTGCTGATGGTGCACCGCCGGACGTCCGCGGCCGGGGTCCGGCTCGCGCTGACCGGCCGGAGAGCGCAGCTCGACCGGCTCCTGGACATCACCGGAACCCTGCACCACCTCACCGGCGAGTCGTCCGAGACCGCCAAGGGCGAGGATCAGGGAGTGCCCCAGTAG